Proteins encoded within one genomic window of Paramisgurnus dabryanus chromosome 13, PD_genome_1.1, whole genome shotgun sequence:
- the cep192 gene encoding centrosomal protein of 192 kDa isoform X1, with the protein MENFQNIEDEPFPSFLSNASLGSSGRATLGNVTLGSTFGMPMAASTVAKIKPPADNRVTDVQASYLEDGQISPMHSQGSDGGRERFALSLKEDVDDVDDFIAANRFSDLLVNVNLDETESGPASKTSPKGLGRCRASGSVPFRTTTDLSTGLLSFSHVGDKDTTAAQATVLPVMMEEGEDSASEETGSERCSIASFLANEKLMSLDSMNSDGTDDDIDVNQLHDEELELYFNKLMPPAMQRGRVEGQEIPVELPSSSSQPKFCEAENNRLSFHDDYDQRDFRMPDVRLAATGMDSCPASDEDTEDELEASQNRGRARFLLPSISRQPVGESHRPHFRPGLEGGSSDESQSGSTHTNTRTSIEHRRSAEGQVINSPIDGDGGGGDGSSGSEEDGNDGGVSTIPLPPTNVQSTYDVLRGLGIVGGSGEDRADDQLQHLLGRSGMIVQSQMGDRVGPVGTGEAGQTAVASGPSVRLPVDWDMSLDRQEALDAMDNPTEVHMDSMYLRAGAGHNPQDISSSVSPFLHGTQSSFHLSQVLHESHNKTEQGNNLGQTLDLGALGQRGGPCGDSPVLSDQQSSSSKESLDPKYLSKSFNENEERHDIWNHQPAANATHSVVYQNEEGKWVTDLAYYSSFEKEMEANMPDEVAMQFQSEDFLDGSQAMEKIIEDQEEFDKEHQFMQEEQIQAVNPSEVLGNTSWKVPSSNHILMRASQVSSELETTNQSYLRISLGEFFERRSEALGCLGSSEDDWVKRPSFGYVITSPEKRDPIALIQTSDSFSRGSSFHNETVQQSEADETLNPDDLDKTLEPKPAEVQHENNVQPPTTEGIVHSLTSAQYEDVESSGSLNSSSNLMLSISTIASAIADASISSDPAQLAAMIMELSKKSRSTNKSFLPVTSHVPVTSNQNGLLEDLQKTTSLADQSTPDMEKYLKRAEVSSSDSDGSTSQSCLDILTLADNLASSQRQTPQQSPPLENGTSGCHEEGSVREERCQVLESNASKKGEEAHVVLPSSRSDVKRSAIPRPKGSSLPTPVSNPPKRSLGSGQSSLSSSSYKPNPAGFEKNKNDRSSLSSNKAIPESKIKIGTARPQISSTSTTGNRRSLKGDGSTSAPAFVPKTSPGLRSGGSSELSSSLKTSPNVTKNKTGGRTEKLNINQARSPRSPRTAQSVSKEKTAAVDRQDSLPATQEKFGSPESGIPGVVEVSHCNFRPSTSPLTHSSPSQTSIPSGYGNSEMSPCSPSRDKSPRSPGGDPVSPQSHCSSPSLSRLTYLSINDNTCMPTPDHHKKNTSMALSTTIIRSSPTPPVEPFENGNAQSSSKTPEPLSHAEIPGLTQKTSELGSRNDSEFNKGYGNGYTKDNRHSEPGQRLYPQGESGYSSNLNIQHPPGTSVEQRLPHVLGSGSHFGIPDDFTYGAPRSYSSQGALPSTVPNFLTGQSLFGSQQTPQYLSSEGPLHTPAYQLGGPSGLYGVSAAMPGANPPMGHVHVPGASSLQSAYMNTGQQHHHPPPQYPVGKGYGQHSVGSWAARDFADLRTQVVVPNELKFPSACCVGIASQTSLNIFNPSERWQQVSISVTSLSIDGEKVDSLPFQWLIVKNKTIIGPKCTEEQKVLFIAPKAGLYQCTLSVSSWPASAETETVAHAEVFAKKVVLIAIAENPAIEVDVGKTGCLDFGDLAVGCAKSLPLKLVNRTHATVPIRLVISANASAWHCFSLSKSPVAMTTDVSLHSGSNLTSHSTSSVINHVLHASYAENQESFLVWVHFNAPQKYISSSGELGPADEYGARVDVEVDSPGPSHVIHSVALRARSGTPRVHAPKDLQAVYLQALLGQTAKQTLPLKNAGNIDVLLRLKSNDGDGCFTVKPEELTLRAGEEQSVVVSFTAQGTQKHRESMLTILVLPGGPQYEVTMTGEIVQGVSGKVASSSAVLPQAEVPPILSNKQFMAWGGVTLGRAVQQKLVLRNNSPATSQQLRLLIRGQDQDCFQLQSSFGPEERLTRNRELLIKPKEDITIHLLFAPTRVASMLAKLEIKQSAARASQPGVKFTIPLSGYGGTSNVILEELRKRSEGYVATLSGVQEGRVSKLCVCVRNTGSRAAFVKALPYSDLQNRTIMDSTIISLSPSQFVLKERTQEVITIAMKASRREQALCQSGAALLATICLFCGDEVSRQQFRKLLQIKPEAGMKVLSENSLLKNILFDETFLGEEQVQEAYDLPQRPNEAQIFYGNMSKVMLSLFGTLETSDSGESDYLESIRPIQRHTSESDSLQYSGLGSSGRYISNVSLDVLPVKGPPLSPSEPVPKLENTWSIKPDQLVLTAPTINGAADTRHVQILNRSNRELSFELSWPAHCLTITPQHGVIEPQSHLQILISPNPSLASRSSMLPWSGQIYVQCDNQQTSIKVQIRQDLAMDVSAANATDRSLCPLPPQVATPTLPGQKPQSNSNQPQVEIKNRTLVFPPTASGDSSECCLEVENHGEEVRWYLSSFAPPYVKGVDSSGDVYRATYSAFRCEKVSGTLGIQERLKVPFTFLPRDRGDYAQFWDLECHPAAKPQHKSRVRFQLCGAGINAEEEASVKENCSLVKTDITVKNRKRLDSAGSKTGSQTETQKRGVYAPQMLYTFPATRVGSTSTLKVNFRNNSSNTHELKFISPKEPFHIKHSNYSLRSQHYINLPVQFTPATAGQFSGTLIVQTDTGVKLCIELSGETSL; encoded by the exons ATGGAGAACTTCCAGAACATTGAGGATGAGCCGTTTCCCAGCTTCCTATCCAACGCCTCGCTTGGCAGCAGCGGCCGTGCCACACTCGGCAACGTGACACTGGGCTCTACGTTTGGGATGCCCATGGCTGCCTCCACTGTGGCTAAAATTAAACCTCCAGCAGACAACAG AGTAACTGATGTGCAAGCATCATATTTGGAGGATGGACAGATTTCACCCATGCATTCCCAGGGCTCAGATGGCGGGCGAGAAAGATTTGCTCTTAGCCTGAAAGAAGATGT GGATGATGTAGATGACTTCATTGCTGCTAATAGATTCTCAGACTTGCTAGTTAATGTCAATTTGGATGAGACAGAATCCGGTCCCGCTTCCAAAACCTCTCCCAAAGGATTGGGTCGATGTCGTGCATCAGGTTCTGTTCCTTTTCGAACCACCACTG ACCTTTCAACTGGACTGCTGTCATTCTCTCATGTTGGAGACAAAGATACAACGGCAGCTCAG GCCACGGTGCTTCCAGTTATGATGGAGGAGGGGGAAGATTCTGCAAGCGAAGAAACTGGCAGTGAAAGGTGTAGCATCGCCAGCTTCCTGGCAAATGAAAAGCTTATGTCCCTGGACAGCATGAATAGTGATGGCACAG ATGATGACATTGATGTGAACCAGCTTCATGATGAGGAATTGGAGTTGTATTTCAACAAACTCATGCCCCCTGCAATGCAGAGGGGTCGAGTAGAAGGGCAAGAAATCCCTGTT GAGTTGCCTTCCAGTTCCTCTCAACCCAAATTCTGTGAGGCAGAAAACAACAGACTCAGTTTTCATGATGATTATGACCAG AGGGACTTTCGCATGCCTGATGTGCGGCTGGCAGCCACGGGTATGGATTCATGTCCTGCAAGTGATGAAGATACAGAGGATGAACTAGAGGCTTCACAGAACCGGGGAAGAGCCAGGTTCCTTCTACCCAGCATCTCCAGACAACCG GTTGGAGAGAGCCACCGTCCTCATTTTCGTCCTGGGTTGGAAGGAGGGAGCTCTGATGAGTCACAAAGTGGAAGCACACATACCAATACCAGGACAAGCATTGAGCACCGTCGGTCTGCAGAGGGACAGGTCATCAACTCGCCGATTGATG GTGATGGAGGAGGAGGTGATGGGAGCAGTGGGAGTGAGGAGGATGGGAATGATGGAGGTGTATCAACCATTCCTTTGCCTCCCACAAACGTCCAAAGTACCTATGATGTACTACGTGGCTTGGGCATTGTGGGAGGAAGTGGAGAGGACAGAGCCGATGATCAGCTTCAGCATTTGCTAGGCAGATCCGGCATGATCGTGCAGAGTCAG ATGGGTGACAGAGTTGGTCCTGTTGGCACAGGGGAAGCTGGCCAAACTGCTGTGGCATCTGGACCTTCAGTCCGATTGCCTGTCGACTGGGACATGAGTCTGGATAGACAGGAGGCTCTT GATGCAATGGATAACCCAACAGAAGTTCATATGGACTCCATGTACTTGAGGGCAGGTGCAGGTCACAACCCTCAGGACATTTCTTCCTCAGTCAGCCCTTTTCTTCATGGCACCCAGAGCAGTTTTCACCTTTCCCAGGTACTTCATGAATCTCATAATAAAACTGAGCAAGGGAATAACTTGGGGCAAACTCTGGATCTTGGTGCCCTGGGACAACGTGGTGGCCCCTGTGGGGATTCTCCAGTTCTGAGTGATCAGCAGAGCTCCAGCAGTAAAGAGTCTCTGGATCCTAAGTACCTCTCTAAGAGTTTTAATGAAAATGAAGAACGTCATGATATCTGGAATCACCAGCCAG CAGCAAATGCCACTCATAGTGTTGTCTACCAAAATGAAGAAGGAAAGTGGGTCACTGATTTGGCCTATTACTCTTCGTTTGAGAAGGAAATGGAGGCCAATATGCCTGATGAAGTTGCTATGCAGTTCCAGTCTGAAGATTTCCTTGATGGCA GTCAAGCCATGGAAAAGATCATTGAGGATCAAGAGGAGTTTGATAAAGAACACCAGTTTATGCAG GAAGAGCAGATTCAAGCTGTTAACCCAAGTGAAGTGCTTGGAAACACCTCTTGGAAAGTTCCCAGTAGTAACCATATTCTCATGAGGGCCTCGCAGGTCTCTTCTGAACTTGAGACTACTAACCAAAGTTATCTGCGCATTTCCCTGGGGGAGTTTTTTGAAAGGCGCTCTGAAGCACTGGGCTGTCTTGGGAGCAGTGAAGACGACTGGGTTAAAAGG CCTTCGTTCGGTTATGTCATCACCTCCCCTGAAAAGAGGGACCCCATAGCATTAATTCAAACCTCGGATTCGTTCTCTAGAGGAAGCTCTTTCCACAACGAAACGGTTCAGCAGAGTGAAGCTGATGAGACACTCAATCCAG ATGATCTGGACAAAACTCTTGAACCCAAGCCAGCTGAAGTCCAGCATGAGAATAATGTACAACCACCAACAACTGAGGGAATAGTCCATTCACTG ACCTCTGCACAATATGAAGATGTTGAAAGTTCTGGCTCACTTAACTCCAGTAGCAACCTTATGCTCAGTATCAGCACAATTGCATCTGCAATTGCCGATGCATCCATTAGTTCAGATCCAGCCCAGCTTGCAGCCATGATCATGGAACTTTCCAAAAAAAGTCGCtcaacaaacaaaagttttctACCGGTTACGAGTCATGTGCCTGTAACTTCAAATCAGAATGGTCTTCTGGAGGACCTGCAGAAGACAACATCGCTGGCAGATCAGAGTACTCCTGACATGGAGAAATATCTGAAGAGGGCTGAAGTGTCCAGTAGTGACAGTGATGGCTCCACTTCTCAGTCCTGCTTGGACATCCTCACCCTGGCTGATAATTTGGCGAGTTCTCAAAGACAGACTCCACAGCAGTCGCCACCTCTGGAAAACGGAACCAGCGGATGCCATGAAGAGGGTTCAGTGAGGGAGGAGCGATGTCAGGTTCTGGAAAGTAATGCATCCAAAAAAGGTGAGGAGGCTCATGTTGTGTTGCCATCTTCAAGGTCAGATGTCAAGCGAAGTGCAATTCCACGTCCAAAGGGAAGCAGTTTACCAACTCCCGTGTCAAATCCACCCAAGCGCTCTTTAGGTTCTGGGCAGTCGTCATTGTCTTCCTCGTCCTATAAGCCAAACCCTGCTGGCTTtgagaaaaacaaaaatgacCGTTCATCTCTTTCCTCAAATAAGGCCATCCCTGAATCCAAAATCAAGATCGGAACCGCTCGACCACAAATATCAAGTACTTCCACTACAGGTAACCGCCGTTCCCTCAAAGGCGATGGCTCCACGTCGGCTCCTGCTTTTGTGCCAAAGACCTCACCTGGCCTTCGCAGTGGTGGCAGCTCAGAGCTATCATCATCATTGAAGACCTCCCCGAACGTGACCAAAAACAAGACGGGAGGCAGGACAGAGAAACTTAACATAAACCAGGCACGATCACCCAGAAGCCCCAGAACTGCTCAGTCTGTTTCAAAGGAGAAAACTGCAGCTGTTGACCGTCAGGATTCACTGCCAGCAACCCAGGAAAAATTTG GCTCACCTGAGAGCGGTATCCCTGGTGTTGTAGAGGTCAGTCACTGCAATTTCAGACCATCCACCTCCCCTCTTACCCACTCCAGTCCAAGCCAGACCTCCATTCCCAGTGGATATGG CAATAGTGAGATGTCTCCATGCTCACCCAGCCGTGATAAGAGTCCGAGGAGTCCGGGTGGAGATCCTGTTTCTCCTCAGTCTCATTGTTCAAGCCCATCTCTCAGCAGACTGACTTATCTCTCCATCAATGACAACACCTGCATGCCCACCCCTGACCACCACAAG AAAAACACCTCTATGGCTCTAAGCACCACTATTATCAGATCAAGCCCGACACCCCCAGTGGAGCCGTTTGAAAATGGAAATGCTCAGAGTTCTTCAAAAACTCCAGAACCTCTTTCCCATGCTGAAATTCCAGGTTTGACTCAAAAGACCTCAGAGCTGGGCTCACGCAATGACAGTGAGTTTAATAAAGGCTATGGAAATGGTTACACCAAAGACAACCGCCATTCTGAACCTGGGCAGAGGTTGTATCCTCAAGGGGAGTCTGGGTACTCAAGCAATCTGAACATTCAGCATCCACCTGGAACCTCTGTAGAGCAACGGTTGCCTCACGTCTTGGGATCTGGATCTCATTTTGGCATCCCAGATGATTTTACTTATGGGGCACCCAGAAGCTACAGTTCACAGGGTGCCCTACCCTCCACTGTGCCTAACTTTCTAACAGGACAGTCACTCTTCGGTTCTCAGCAGACACCGCAATATCTGAGCTCAGAGGGACCTTTGCATACTCCAGCCTATCAGTTAGGTGGGCCGTCTGGTTTGTATGGAGTATCTGCTGCAATGCCTGGTGCAAACCCTCCGATGGGTCATGTGCATGTACCTGGTGCATCAAGTCTCCAGTCTGCTTATATGAACACTGGTCAGCAGCATCATCATCCTCCTCCTCAGTATCCAGTTGGCAAGGGTTATGGGCAACATAGTGTTGGGTCATGGGCTGCTCGAGACTTTGCAGACCTTAGAA CTCAAGTGGTTGTTCCTAATGAGTTGAAGTTTCCCAGTGCCTGCTGTGTGGGCATTGCTTCACAGACATCACTTAACATTTTCAACCCTTCAGAGCGCTGGCAACAAGTTTCCATCTCTGTCACAAGCCTGTCCATAGATGGAGAGAAG GTGGATTCTCTGCCGTTCCAGTGGCTGATAGTCAAGAATAAGACTATAATCGGTCCCAAATGTACAGAGGAGCAGAAGGTGTTGTTTATAGCTCCTAAGGCTGGGCTTTATCAGTGTACTCTCAGTGTTTCATCCTGGCCTGCATCTGCAGAGACTGAGACTGTGGCACACGCTGAAGTCTTTGCCAAGAAAGTGGTGCTGATCGCCATCGCTGAAAACCCTGCCATAGAG gtaGATGTTGGAAAAACTGGCTGTTTGGACTTCGGGGACCTGGCAGTGGGCTGTGCCAAGTCCTTGCCACTCAAACTGGTCAACAGGACTCATGCTACTGTGCCAATCCGACTGGTTATCAGTGCG AATGCCTCAGCATGGCATTGTTTCAGCTTATCTAAAAGCCCAGTTGCCATGACCACAGATGTTTCCCTTCATTCTGGCTCGAACCTGACCTCGCATTCAACTTCATCAGTTATAAACCATGTACTGCATGCCAGTTATGCAGAG AATCAAGAAAGCTTCTTGGTGTGGGTTCATTTCAACGCTCCCCAGAAGTACATTTCAAGTTCAG GAGAGTTGGGGCCAGCTGATGAATACGGTGCTCGGGTTGATGTTGAGGTGGACAGTCCAGGCCCCAGTCATGTGATCCATAGCGTAGCTTTGAGGGCGAGGTCAGGCACTCCCAGAGTGCACGCACCCAAAGACTTACAG GCGGTGTATCTTCAAGCTCTTTTGGGTCAGACAGCTAAGCAGACACTTCCATTAAAGAATGCAGGAAACATTGACGTTCTGCTCAGGCTAAAG AGTAATGATGGTGATGGCTGCTTTACGGTGAAACCAGAAGAACTGACTCTGAGAGCCGGAGAAGAACAGTCTGTTGTGGTCTCGTTTACTGCTCAGGGTACACAGAAACATAGGGAGAG CATGTTGACAATTCTGGTTTTGCCTGGTGGACCGCAGTACGAGGTGACAATGACAGGAGAAATTGTCCAGGGGGTTTCTGGAAAGGTGGCATCCTCGTCTGCTGTATTACCACAGGCCGAAGTCCCACCCATCCTCTCCAACAAACAATTCATGGCATGGGGAGGGGTTACACTGGGCAGAGCTGT GCAACAGAAACTGGTCCTAAGGAATAACTCCCCTGCTACTTCACAGCAACTGAGACTTCTCATCAGGGGTCAAGATCAAGACTGTTTCCAG CTGCAAAGTTCATTTGGCCCAGAGGAGCGCCTGACACGTAACCGAGAGCTGTTAATTAAGCCTAAAGAGGATATTACCATTCATCTACTATTTGCTCCCACCCGTGTTGCCTCCATGCTGGCCAAACTGGAGATCAAGCAGTCTGCTGCACGTGCTTCCCAGCCTGGTGTTAAGTTCACT ATCCCTCTGTCAGGTTATGGTGGCACCAGTAACGTGATCCTGGAGGAGTTGAGGAAGCGTTCTGAAGGCTATGTGGCCACGCTGAGCGGAGTGCAAGAAGGCCGTGTCAGTAAACTTTGTGTCTGTGTGAGGAACACTGGTTCACGCGCTGCCTTTGTGAAAGCTTTACCCTACAGTGATCTTCAAAATCGGACCATCATGGATTCAACTATCATCAGCCTGTCCCCTTCACAGTTCGTTCTGAAGGAGAGAACACAAGAG GTGATCACGATAGCGATGAAGGCTTCACGCAGAGAGCAGGCTCTCTGTCAGTCTGGCGCAGCTCTTCTTGCCACCATCTGTCTCTTCTGTGGGGATGAAGTCTCTCGACAGCAATTCAGAAA GTTACTACAAATCAAACCAGAAGCAGGGATGAAAGTCCTGTCTGAAAACAGTCTGTTGAAGAATATCCTCTTTGACGAAACATTTCTAGGAGAGGAGCAGGTTCAGGAAG CCTATGATCTGCCTCAGCGGCCAAATGAAGCTCAGATTTTTTATGGCAACATGAGCAAGGTGATGTTGTCATTGTTTGGTACTTTGGAAACATCAGACTCTGGAGAGAGCGACTATTTGGAGTCCATCAGACCTATACAACGGCACACTTCTGAATCAGACAG TTTACAATACAGTGGTTTGGGCTCGTCGGGCCGTTACATCAGTAATGTTTCCCTGGACGTGCTACCAGTCAAAGGTCCTCCGTTAAGCCCATCAGAACCTGTGCCGAAGCTGGAGAACACCTGGAGCATCAAACCTGATCAGCTGGTCCTCACCGCACCCACAATCA ATGGCGCTGCTGACACCAGGCATGTACAAATCCTGAACCGCTCAAACAGAGAGCTGAGCTTTGAGCTGTCCTGGCCTGCTCATTGCCTGACTATAACCCCACAGCACGGCGTCATTGAACCCCA GAGCCACTTGCAAATCCTTATCAGCCCCAATCCATCCTTAGCAAGCAGATCCTCTATGCTGCCCTGGAGTGGACAGATTTATGTACAGTGTGATAATCAACAGACG TCCATTAAAGTGCAGATCCGGCAGGATCTGGCCATGGATGTGTCTGCTGCTAATGCTACGGATCGATCTCTGTGCCCTTTGCCCCCTCAAGTTGCGACCCCCACTTTACCAGGACAGAAACCCCAGAGCAACAGCAACCAGCCTCAAGTTGAGATTAAAAACCGAACCCTGGTCTTCCCTCCTACTGCCTCTGGGGACTCATCAG AATGTTGTCTGGAGGTGGAGAATCATGGAGAGGAGGTGAGGTGGTACCTCTCTTCTTTTGCTCCTCCGTATGTCAAG GGTGTGGATAGCAGCGGAGATGTTTATCGCGCCACATACTCTGCCTTCAGATGTGAAAAAGTGTCTGGGACTCTGGGGATTCAAGAAAGGTTGAAG GTGCCGTTCACTTTCCTACCTCGTGACAGGGGGGATTATGCCCAGTTTTGGGATTTAGAGTGTCACCCAGCAGCCAAACCCCAGCACAAGAGCCGTGTCCGCTTCCAGCTTTGTGGCGCT GGCATAAATGCAGAAGAGGAAGCCAGCGTTAAAGAAAATTGCTCACTTGTTAAAACAGACATCACTGTGAAAAACAGGAAGAGACTGGATTCTGCAGGCTCAAAAACAGG